In the Melanotaenia boesemani isolate fMelBoe1 chromosome 14, fMelBoe1.pri, whole genome shotgun sequence genome, GCTGAGCAGCAGAGGCAAAGCGATGCATGCTTCAACATGCTGCAGGTCTTCCAGGAACAGAGCGAGCGACTGGACGGGCAGAACGGAAGCCAgcagagatctgtgatggagggTCTCTGGGTGTACTGAacaggatggcaggaaaagccaaagTGACATGCATCATCATATATGCACATATAAATAGTTATTTCTGCAcggctgtattcactataaaaaaaaaaaaagattttgtaaagagtctgaagtattCAGTTTTTGTCAGATGTGGTTTGGCAACATCTCTGAAattttagctaataaaaatattaagtagtAATTAACCATtaatagctatgaaatattaaataatccatctttcattttaagtcttatccaggggtgtgcattacattacagtttattaacttttaaaatgcagcacagGATGAAGTTCATCATGTTTAATGAAGGTCCagcatcaaatacttgtgggCACTTATaaaagtcgctttggataaaaaaaaagcatctgttaaatgactgtagaaaagtacaaacatttcaccaccctttacCACATTTGAACCCTCATGCACTGCtaattttgtgtgactgtatctcctcataattctagaccataagtcagtcacaaccaactcTCCAGTGATGGATTACTCCTTCACCTTTGTACTGATAGATTCCATAATGCACACAAAGCTTTAAAGCaggtgatgagatctttatgttgcacataacaaaaaatgaacaaatgatacattttctatggaacgtTTTCTCTtcaaatgtgtacatcatgcaTGTTTTGTCTGTTGAACTTCCACAACGTGATGCGTATTATGAGAAGGTATGTTGTGATTTGTTGGAAGGCACAAGGTAAAACATTAAGGCTGCAgctctccttcagtatctgcagcaggtggttgtgttcatcctctccagtgcagcttcaggcggccacagatggaCTGAAATGTCCCCCTGGACATATACAAATTCTCTAACTACTGCTCATTGTAAAACTGGGAACAACCTTTCCCACCAgtcatcagctttgctccggaccagccggatGGTGAGGAGTGTTGCCTAATGAGCCGCAGGAACGTCTAAAATAGACCTGCCTCCTGAAATATtcacttattgtaatctgctcaacacagacagtagaatactgtctgaaatgtttactcatatGACACGCATACAATtggcgcatgtttaataagttaaacttacatgtCATTTCCTTTGTCTGCGGCGCTCTGCTCGCCTTTCTTGCTCCATGAAACGAAGAAATATCACCTGCCGCTGGATTCCTCATCTCTGGACTCTCTCTATGTGCATTTCCAGCCTCAACATTAGACGCCTGATtttatcgtccatcagtaacatctccgtcaagcagagcatgaacacagcGATCGCTTTGTTCTCCATATTGGCTTGGTATTGTTGTTTTGTACTCTCCTTGTTTTTcgcaggttttgttttgttgttatgtggcgcaaaagtcacacgtcactgtCACAGGCGGTTGCGTCCAGCTACCGGCCCCAAttcatgtgcgaatgcaacatgaaacagttcccctgggaAAGGGCCGTTcatagaactaggacagttattaaaactgcgttcttagaacttctctgttcAAATGCGCTATATGTTTAGTCTCTTTACACTGAGAGAAAAGGATACGCTGATAAAGATTATATCAATGTCTAGTAAAGTAATGATTCATATTCGGAGACTGTAATGCAAGTCTAAACCAAGGGATATCATATCATTGTCTGTAGCAGCAAGTGAAAGCTCTTCACTCTCAGTACAATCAAAATGAGCAGCTGAGACAAAGGAAGACTCAAACAGCAAGCTCAGCTGTCTCGCCTTCCCCATCATACTATTCCTCCCAATTCAATCTAAATCTTATTGTCTCTTCTTGGAATCTGGATCTCTTGATGTCATTCTCTCTTTCATTTATCTACATTATTTTTCGCTTGTGTGTGTCTTTCAGTTTGTATAGCTTCACCTTCCAACATAGGTCCCTTCTGCACTGTAGTGGGGGTGGGAGCCAAGAAGAAGGGGCTGGGTTGTTGAAATTACATGTTAATATGCTTCCTTTGTTGTCTAACCAGTAACCAGGGCAAAAATACCCAATGGTGATTTGCATCTTATTTCAAATTCTAATTTTGTTCTGGTATATGCAGAAGCTCTGTGTTCtgtattattactattttctccttcttctgtGGCAGTCAGAGCAGCGACTATGCCAAGACCCTGAGAGAGACACAATGTAGTGGTGTGAAAATAGAAGAGAGCGAAGAGGCAGGAGGGAGAAGGAGAGAAGGGGGATCAGGGAGATTATTATTCAGTCTAGCGTGACCGATGCCCACGCTTGTCAGCCACTGCCTGAACTGGCTTGTAGAGGGAGCCCAGTGGGCGCCAGTCAGCAGTGGGTGCCAACCTTTCACACatacgtacacacacacactgcatttGCTGCCTGACAAATGAGTTGTATAAGGATAAACGAGTGTGGTTAGACCTAGCTGATGCCCTATCAGACTTTTTGAAAGGTGTGAGCGGCCATTCGTATCTTCCTAGTCAGTTGGGCTCAGCGGACGAGGGGCGCATCTGGGCTCTTTGCGGTCAGGCAATCACACAGTGGATTCTGAGTGCTGGGCCATGAGGGCAGGCCTATCAGGCCCAACAGCTGCTATGCCATGCTGTGTCCAGTGAGTAAAATAGCATTTTGACCAAAGCTGTTTACTATTCAGAGATTCAAAAGGCTAATCTGGCATTCAGCGGCCTCACAGGTGGCACAGCAATCCACTGTGAATGTTCTGGGGTGGTTTGGAGGACATGCAAACAAAGTTGACATTTGAAGCTATCTCCGTTTTCTTCAACTTGAAGTAAAAACATTATGcagaaaatgttaattaaagtCCCTGCTGCTTGAACATATTATGTCTAAGTGTTCTACCACACTGTTATCTACAAGTTGTTCATTTTGCTTATTGTGctcttaataataatttaggaGTTATATTCTGACCTGAGGCAAACAATAGCAATGACCACAACTGCGATGATGAAGACCAAGGTGGCGGTGGCTGATCCAACGATGAGCGGCAGCTGTTCTTGCCATGACTTTGGTGGGTCAGCtttaaatgcagcacaaaaagaATTGTTATATTGAGAACTAGTCAAAAGCATACACTCAAAATAGATCTTGTCCAATGCAAAGTCGAATACTGTGAAGCATACAAATTTAATTGTAGAATTGTATGCCTCTCACATCAGTATCAGAATGCTTACATAAGTAAAAAGATGTCTCTGTGGTAATTAGGCTGCAACATGTGGAATGCAGAGCATCTGGGactattaaatgcatttttttttcaatgcctGAAGACAAAATTTTCATCTGTCTATACTGCTGAGAGACTAGTACAACATTGAGGGAGGGTGTTGCTAAGACCCTAACTAGCAAGGAAATGGCAGATTTCAGATACTCTTGAATGAAAATTtgaataatcacattttaataagCCTACTGTAACAGCCATTGCTGCTAAGTAATAAATATCTCTGGATAATAAGTAAGGTATGGAAGGAACATACTTTGTAGGTTGGTGCTGAAATCTGCTGGGCTGCTGTACCACCCATAACCAGCCACAGTTCGGGCACGAACTTGTACCACATAGGGTGTACCAGCCTTGAGACCTTCAATGCGGGCATTGCTTCGTTGGGCAGTCATGGTGTGGGCAATGGCCTCACCCTGATCCTGCATACCAAAAGAGAAGTAAATAAACCATTACAAAACGACGGCTCTATTCATTATCATCCCTTCTGTGATCCTCCACCCTCTGTCAGGCAGTTTAACCATTAAACTATGCAGACAGGTGGAAAAACACTTGGAGACAAGAACAAGAGAGAAGAACTAAGAGAGATAAATTGTAAAGGTTATGTTAATCTGACTGTAGTGGTCAACAAACAGATTAGATACACACTGAGTGCCTTTTTTCTTCCCCCAAGACAAATACAGTCAGAAATCTGAGCCCCTAAAAATTACAGAGATTTTCCAATGCATGAATTGAGACACGAAAGAGGGGAGAGAAGGAGGGTTCGGAAAAGGGGGAATGCATAATAGAAATTTGGAATTTGGATtggggagagaaaaagaaaaagaaaataaaggattGTGGGATTGAAAAAAGGAATACATCCAGGATAAATCTTCTATAAGAATATAAGTGGTGAGTTGTATCACAGCAGCCATGTGCTTATCAGCAGAGGCATTGTTTTCCACATTTACAGAAACAGATGAAACAGAGACCAGGATAGTAAATGGGTTTGGACTGAATTAGTGCTGTTCACTGACATTGCTCCTTACCTTCTCGTGGTACTTAATCTCATAATCCAGAATGATTCCATTGGGTTTCTCTGGAGGAAGCCAGGACAGGCTCATGGTGCTCGCTGTGGCAGCCATCAGGTGGACTGTTGGCACTGCAGATGGAGCTACACAGGCCAAAATAAATAGTGAAAAACTTGCTTTATTTCTGTACATGTCTTCTGAAGTTCTATGTCCTTTGTGTGTCCACAGAAACCCAAACACAAAGTCTAAGGCTGTGAGCTTCGTGAAAAGCTTTGGCCATTTGTTAGTATGCAGAACCACTCCCCACTAATGCTCAAATTCACCCTTCTGTAGTCCTGGGGGAAGGAGAGGGTATGTGCAGGTCTCCTGTAAGGCTAAAATAATCAAACAGCAAAACCAATAAATACCTTTCAGGTATATGTATCACAGACGAGACAATATTAAGAAACAAGTATAAATATACTGATGCAGATATTAGCTACACATGTATACAATGTGCATAAGTGCATGTATTACTGTACATATTAGAAATAACATATCACTAACCTGTAAAGAccacatatttaataaaatatgtttaaaaatgcatcCATTGTTATGTGGCTACATCATCCCAACTTCTATAAAGCACACAAGTGCTCCACCCTCTTGAGTTTTCCCTGCTTTGTTCACATGTGCCTATTAAGTCCTGCCTCTCTTCCTATTTTCTAAGTTCAGGCTTGTTCTTTACCTCAAACTCACACCCCTCTCTTCGTCTACTGCTTTTGTCTCATAACTTCCACTGTTTATCTCTCTTGGCACCTTGACTTCAAAAATATAGTTCTGCACTTTTTTCCCTCTGTGCAATCACCTTCTATCATTTTTCTCTTCAAGTCCTCACTTTTCATCTTCTATTTCACTGTAAAAGACACCATCCCCTCTTAGTCAGAGGGCCAAGTTTTGGTACCTTAGAACCTTTTTATTATGTGCTGTACAACTAAGTCAGATGTGGTGGTTGTTGTATTTATAAGTGGCCAGATAGGACGTTAAAGTGAAAAAGCTGCCCATTTTAAAGAGAGGGGGAAGCAGGGGTAAGAGGGACAACCATGGTTTGACACTGAAACACATATAATTTTAGATTCCCTTTAAAGATATGTTGATAAAGTCACATTGAGCTGTTGAATATGAATAGAGTCTCAAATAGCTGAGTAATGAATGAAAGAGCTGCAGAGACAAGCGTTGTGATTTGTTCATAATTGACCTCTGCACAGCTGGCTGATCATAGCAGAAGGTAGGTATGAATATCAGTTGAGTTCCTCAAGTTGCCCCACCCACCTCATGCAGCTCCTCTCTAACGTTGCTCGTCAAGTGTTAGacaatgttatttttctctctgtgtttggtGCCTGAACGGGATGTTCCCTGAGTCTATCTCAACCCCAGCATAACCTCTGTTCCATctctacatttctttttttctcttgtagAAGACAATACTTCCTCAGCAGAGCCCCTAGTTACTCTAGCTGAGGGATTAGGGGCCCTCCTCTGGGAGAAGATGTTGCAGTTACCATGGAGGTGGCCCCTAGGGCTTATCACTACCCCTCAGTATTTATTTAGGTTCTTAAAAGGTGAATGCACACACAGGGCTAGTCTTGAGACTACACAAATGGATAATCTGATCACAGTTGATGCTGTCTTGTCCTGTCCTTTTCCTCCACCACTCTTTATGCACCCAACTGACCTCAAGCAATGACAAATGGTCAGTCGTCCCTGTCAGTCCACTGCTAGACCCCCTCATAAAACAATGAGGCCTTCACACGGGGGCTATGGGGGCCTTTGGGTCCTAGACCCACAAAGAGGAGGCATTCCCAAAACATCTTTTAGGAGCAGGCACACAAGGTTAGAGGTGAGGAGGACAAGGCCatggagaagagagagagggaaaagcAATGCATGATCTGTGATGTTGTCTGAGCCGCCCGAGAGGGCAAATTTAACATAGCGGCTAAACACATCCAAGGCACGGCTTAAGAACCCTGGGAGATTTTCAATAAAAAGAGCAGTTCTAAAGAACAAAAGTAATGAGTAAGTTCAACATCACTGAAATTTATTGAGGTCATTAAGGTACACTGAACCTACCAAAATCACCATCTAACATTTAAGCATTGATTTCCAAAAATCATGACCTCTGACAGCTACAATATTTCAAAATCTAAAACAAGAGACACATGTAGTGCACAGTCTTATCATGGCTGTCCTTAGTTATTCTGTATCAATATTAGCTCAGTTTCAATCTTCTGCAtgcaaaataatttaatctcAGCACCGACTGCTATATTGGCTTATTTACTGCTGTTGCTGTGAGCTGGAGGAGCAGTGGGTTGAAACCAGTGGGCAGTCAGGATACTGAATGTTTAACACTTTGAATGCACACTGCCTTGCTATTTCTATTTGCAGCAATGTTAGTAGCGGGCATGCTGTGGGCGTGTGAAAAAGGTCCATTTCTAAGCTCATTCAAAAATGTCTTCCTTCTCAATCCCTGTTCAAAAGAGGAATATATAACATACTCCTACATGCATACAAGgaattttctcttcttcttaaGCTGAGTGTTTTCTTCGACATGTTTTGTATCTTTTCCAGACTTGGAAAGTTTGCATTTCTTATAGGTTCAATATTGGTCCCTCAGGTAGGGCCGCAGCTGTACTTACCGGCCTGATTTGTGGTGATGTTCACTGCAGAGAACTGAGGAGTATAGGGACTTTTGTTGGAAACGCCATTGACTGCCTGGATCTCAAAGCTGTACTGCGTGTGGGCTTGTAGGTTACGGACTGCAACACGTCGCTGGGTGAGGCCGAGATGGCGAGGCGAAATGTCTACATTGTCATCACATCGTGAGCACATTCCCCGCTCAGGGAGGCACTTCTTACAAATGACGTTATAGAAGGTGTCTTCACGGCCACCCAAGTCACGTGGTTCGCTCCATTCCAACACCAGTGAGGTTTCGTTAACACTGGAGATGACATTGCGTGGGAAAGATGGAACAGCTGTGAAGGAGAGGTAAAGCATGGAGTAGATGAGGAAAATGGGTTTGGAATGAGGAAGAATTTAATCTCCATGCACAATAGGTGTAAAAAAATTAGTCTTGGTTACAGCAAAAACATCTTGACAATAGACAAAGAGTAAtactgaaaaacacattttacatatcattacatacacatacattcaTTATTATACAGCAGCTATCAACACAATTCATGACCCAATAATTTCCCTTGTGTGGCAGTATTAATACATTTCTCATGCATTaactagattttctttttccttccacataacAAGAGACTGTTCCAGcagtttcacagaaaaaaaggaggacaGGAGTTCAAATTTGAATTGCATGCTTATTtccactgtgtgtgtatgtgggtgtgtatatgtgtgtgtatgtgtatgtgtgtgtgaagtgctGCAGGGAGCGAGTAAGACAAACTATTGGCAGAGCCTTGCCAATTCTTATCCAATTACCGGAGCCTTATCTCTCACTGCGCTGTGGGAGAATCAGACCCCCATCccagcaacagaaaaaaaattaaaagaatcttttttctctcttcactATTGAAAGAATTTGCTCCTATGTCTGCATGTTTGCTCTTAATGAAGGCAGAGCTGCaggaaaaaatgtttcactgtCTGCCAGTAGAAAGGCGTCAGCACTGACAACACATAGACTTCACAGTTGGATGGTAGGGGGAGGACTTGGATGATAAAGTTCTGATAATGTTGGGAAAGTAAGCAGCCTTGTTTGCCATGTGTGGGACATGGCATGAAGAGTGTCCACTGACTTTTTATCAGGCACCGAGGGCTCAATTTAAAGAGGAAAGTTGGTAGAACATTTACTCCACCCAAAAAGTTATACTCTGTGACCAACAACCAATTCAATTTTGATTCTAACTGAACTCATTCATTGATATTGAAAAGGATTGTCATAACATATCTTATATTATCACCATAACACAAATAACATAAACCTTGAAATAAGTTTGCACTCACTTGTGCAGGGGGAATCTGGAGAATCTGTGTCTGAGCGGTAATAACCATTTCGACAAGAGCAAACAATGGCTGCTCCTGATGTGGCACGGCTGTTGGCTGGACAGGGAAAGCATTGACCATCCCCTTGTTTGGATTTAAAGGAGCCAGGGCTGCAAGCTGGTGgtaaaaaaagagggaaagtgTAAGAaacaaattgaaataaaaaaagacatttcttttgCAGCATCTATATCATCACATTTCTGTTACCCTCATCCTTgtacagtttaatttttttaatgtttaacacACAGAGTAATATCTTATCTGAACTGGATCATTTCATTTGGTgaataaaagacattttaaatgctgTACAAGCTAATAGTTAAAACGAATAAATAATACAATGACACTGAAAAGGAACAGCATTTGCCTTTTTGCAAAACCCATGCTCATTTGATGGGGCTGCCAATTCAAATTGTTTATGTATTCCTTACAACCAAAATCAAACTTTTTCATTAAACTCCACTAAAAACAGATACATGTCACACACACCAATGCATAAACATAAATCTGTAAATGTTAAGAGgatttttgtaaaagaaaagaaaaaaatgtaattacttCCATAAACAACTGCCAACATAGTTTTACTTAAACTGGTTTTTGATTAAGTGATGCACCATTAATCAGGTGAAAACACTGCTAGCATTTGAAATGGTCCTATCACCATTTATAGCAGCTGTATGGAAGTTTATAACTCTAGTGATAAGTTACAGACGTGCACAGAAACAATAACAGCAGCGCCGTGATCCAGAACGCTTTGGAGAGCTCCACATCTCTCATAAACTGTCTTGTTAAAAGATGAATGAGTTTGCCGCGGTGCCTAATAAAAGAGACAGCAGCAGGTAAGGTAGACAAAGTTTACTAGGGCCAGTTGATTAGCTGACCCACTAGTGCGAAAGCTTGTCAATGTCAAGGACACACTGCAGGGTTTGTCCCACTGAATGATAATTATCACATAGTTTCTGTGATGGTTTTATGCtccaagtgaaaaaaaaaaaaaaaaaaaaaacaagactggaGGTCATATCTAGAACAGAGCACTTAGTGGTCTTGCAGTTCTTCTGCTTGAAAAGTTCAATATTAGCTCACAAACACCAGTTGGCTACACTGTGTACATTAGCACTAAGTGTGTTTGTTCAATCACCATTAATCAGAGTCATCCACACTGCTGGTTAACAGGAAAGGCTGCTTGATAAACAGATAAGACATTACCTTGAATTTTACTAGGCGGTAGAGCAGCTTCTTAAACTGGTATCACATCTACTGCAAGTCCATTTATATTCAACCAgcacaataaaagaaatttcTCAACTCACAGAGGGTTTTTGGGCATGTTGGTCTGACCACATACTGTATGTTGAAGGGGCATTTCCATTTAAAGaggctatttttctttttcaggaaaaaggTTGAAAGTGCTGATCAATCACTTCCAGTGAGTAAAGGGGTCATCCTCTTCCTTTCATCCATGTTTCCCTTAGAGGAACCATTAAAGAATGAAGCAGAAAGACAGACAAGGGGGCAGAGAAAAAGTGGGAGGGAGAAGTTGAGGCATAGAAAATGCTAATCCTGTAGgagcttttttccccccctcttCCTTACTCCCCTGTGTCTTATCCTCTCATGCAGAACATAGAGCTTAAGGAACTGATTAGAATGTATGCTGAAATTGGAAAGTGTGATGCATGAAAAAAGTCAAGAATATTGGAGTTGAAAATGTGTAGCAAATGAGTGGagaggcaaaaaagaaaagactcatCGATTAATATTAATGCTGACATTCCAACTGTATCTCTGGTGGCTTATTAATGAGAGCAACGGCCTTCAGACTGGGAAGGAATGGGAGAAGTCAGGACCAGCAGAAAGTAGAGGAGACACTTCATGTTGGAACAAAGACAGAGAAGCCAAGAAAAGTGGTGAAACAATGAAAAGATGATGAGAAATGAGtgtgaagtaaaagaaaaaagtgggaGAAGAGGGAAAAGTAGAGAGGAACTAAGTAGAGGTGAtgtaagaaaagaagaaagagggagaTTTATCCCTTGTGGTTTCCAGTGATTAGAGAACATTTTATCAGGGCCCAGTCGACACAGCTTTAACCTTGAGCTGCCAGAAGCAAACAAATGAGTTTTTAACCACATCCACCATGCTTTGGATTTACTatgctctctctttctcacacataCACTCTCTCTTTCCAAAGGTGAGCATTTACTGAATATCCAGAGTGTGCCAGAAGCTGTCAGTAGAAAGTATCCATCCATTCTCTGAATGATCATGAGTATGGATATTGAAGAAACAGTTCTGTCTGCTATGAGAAGAACAAGGCCTCTGAACCCAGGCAAGAAAGAATGATGCACAAACCACACACAAACTGAACGTGCACAGATGCTGTGCAATCAGCCCCTGCTGATCGATAACCCTGCCAGCTCccgtttctttctctctccttctgCTGTCTCCATTTGACCTGCACACCCTGAGCCCAATTTTACGCCCTCATACCCctcagtacacacacacacacagttttcatTTATCCTTCATTCTTCTCCTGCTGTCACCTGCACTCCATTTCATTCGAGACCATGCTGTTAAAATTCACCTTTATCTCAACCTCTGTGAACTCGTCATGTTTTCCATCAGACCCAAAACCATCAGCATCCCAGCTTTTATGAACAGACAGCCTAAACCACATTTCCATTTAGTTAGCAACCAGCTGCAAGGCAAACCTGAGGTCAGGGGAGTGAAAAGCCACCAGCTGACAGTGTCATCGAGTGTGTATTGTTCTGCCGTGTAATCACTGGATTAATGTGTCCAAGAAAACAGGGAAATCACATGACTGATAATAATATGGCAGCTGGACAGTTTAGCATTAGACTGTAACCTGTGGCCAAAACAATTCAGACTCAATCATTGTAACAATCATTGTGTCCATAACAGTCATGTGTCCAGTCAACATCTCCTCCGGCAAGACTTGATAAGGAAATTCCTTCAACCCCATGATCATCATCCAGGAATGCAAGACTAAGGCATAAGATACAAAATAACTCTGTTCTGTAAAAAAAGAGCTTGAACTTTGTGTACACTGTTGAATAATGTCTAACTTTTTAACCCACCaccataaataaaaactgtccaaCATTTTAATCCACCACCACAAAGAGCGAGTAATAGAATCCTGGACAGACCTAAAGTATTTGTTGTGTAAACACTCACCTTGACACTGTGTTTGCTTCATGGCTGGTTCAAACCCAGCTGAGCAAGTGCAGGCTCCTACAGGAACCATCCACTCTCCATCTCCATTGCAGTAGAGCTTCAGTGGCACAGACACCTCCAAGGCATTGGCCACACAAATTCCTGGTGCTATAACCAAGGAGGTGGCCTCAGCTCCTGTTGCTGTTTCTGGGAAAACTGCAAAGTTGGCGATCGTGGTGGAGCACTTCTTGTAAAACACCCTCACTGAGATGAGTGACATGCAAGCACCAAGGTCCTGAAAGGCCAAGTAGAACCCAGCTTTGGACAGCGGCCCAAAACTTCTGACTTTTGTGTTTACCCGTCCAGACTCAAGCATGGAGAAGCTCTCATCTGGGGCAATGGTGTCCACCTTCACATAGGGGTTCTCCATCCAGAAAGGACTGGTGGCTGTGGCTGAGTCTGAGTCAGACTCATAGTAGAAGAGGTTGAAGGTCTCTTTGCAGGAACCTGGTATGTTGGGAATGCTGTTGCAGTCACGCACTGTAAATTTCATTTCTACATATACACGCAGTACATCTTTACGTGGGATGAAGTCACTACGTAGCCAGTTGTTCTGGTTGAGTTCTCGTACATTGCAGACTTGGTACGTCCGAATGGGGTTCATGGCATCATCATAGCCACTCACCTCTTCccactgaaagaaaacaaacaaagatcATTAACAAACAGAGAACCTGTCAGATAATCACT is a window encoding:
- the LOC121653092 gene encoding ephrin type-B receptor 3-like isoform X1; amino-acid sequence: MTMDYFLLLCSLLLPVVSAVEETLMDTKWATTELAWTAHPETGWEEVSGYDDAMNPIRTYQVCNVRELNQNNWLRSDFIPRKDVLRVYVEMKFTVRDCNSIPNIPGSCKETFNLFYYESDSDSATATSPFWMENPYVKVDTIAPDESFSMLESGRVNTKVRSFGPLSKAGFYLAFQDLGACMSLISVRVFYKKCSTTIANFAVFPETATGAEATSLVIAPGICVANALEVSVPLKLYCNGDGEWMVPVGACTCSAGFEPAMKQTQCQACSPGSFKSKQGDGQCFPCPANSRATSGAAIVCSCRNGYYRSDTDSPDSPCTTVPSFPRNVISSVNETSLVLEWSEPRDLGGREDTFYNVICKKCLPERGMCSRCDDNVDISPRHLGLTQRRVAVRNLQAHTQYSFEIQAVNGVSNKSPYTPQFSAVNITTNQAAPSAVPTVHLMAATASTMSLSWLPPEKPNGIILDYEIKYHEKDQGEAIAHTMTAQRSNARIEGLKAGTPYVVQVRARTVAGYGWYSSPADFSTNLQTDPPKSWQEQLPLIVGSATATLVFIIAVVVIAIVCLRKQRNGSESEYTEKLQQYKSPIVTPGMKVYIDPFTYEDPNEAVREFAKEIDVSCVKIEEVIGAGNPPKLLSYRGKTASHLQAIPLEDFTPSGEFGEVCRGRLKLPGRREIIVAIKTLKVGYTDRQRRDFLSEASIMGQFDHPNIIRLEGVVTKSRPVMIVTEFMENGALDSFLRLNDGQFTVIQLVGMLRGIAAGMKYLSDMNYVHRDLAARNILVNSNLVCKVSDFGLSRFLEDDPTDPTYTSSLYFMLTYSFAYPQGGKIPIRWTAPEAIAYRKFTSASDVWSYGIVMWEVMSYGERPYWDMSNQDVINAVEQDYRLPPPMDCPTALHQLMLDCWVKERNLRPKFTQIVATLDKLIRNAASLKVVTNSTQSTGVSQPLLDRCVPDYTTFTTVGDWLDAIKMSRYRDNFVNAGFASFDLVAQMTAEDLLRIGVTLAGHQKKILGSIQDMRLQMNQTLPVQV
- the LOC121653092 gene encoding ephrin type-B receptor 3-like isoform X6, translated to MTMDYFLLLCSLLLPVVSAVEETLMDTKWATTELAWTAHPETGWEEVSGYDDAMNPIRTYQVCNVRELNQNNWLRSDFIPRKDVLRVYVEMKFTVRDCNSIPNIPGSCKETFNLFYYESDSDSATATSPFWMENPYVKVDTIAPDESFSMLESGRVNTKVRSFGPLSKAGFYLAFQDLGACMSLISVRVFYKKCSTTIANFAVFPETATGAEATSLVIAPGICVANALEVSVPLKLYCNGDGEWMVPVGACTCSAGFEPAMKQTQCQACSPGSFKSKQGDGQCFPCPANSRATSGAAIVCSCRNGYYRSDTDSPDSPCTTVPSFPRNVISSVNETSLVLEWSEPRDLGGREDTFYNVICKKCLPERGMCSRCDDNVDISPRHLGLTQRRVAVRNLQAHTQYSFEIQAVNGVSNKSPYTPQFSAVNITTNQAAPSAVPTVHLMAATASTMSLSWLPPEKPNGIILDYEIKYHEKDQGEAIAHTMTAQRSNARIEGLKAGTPYVVQVRARTVAGYGWYSSPADFSTNLQTDPPKSWQEQLPLIVGSATATLVFIIAVVVIAIVCLRKQRNGSESEYTEKLQQYKSPIVTPGMKVYIDPFTYEDPNEAVREFAKEIDVSCVKIEEVIGAGEFGEVCRGRLKLPGRREIIVAIKTLKVGYTDRQRRDFLSEASIMGQFDHPNIIRLEGVVTKSRPVMIVTEFMENGALDSFLRLNDGQFTVIQLVGMLRGIAAGMKYLSDMNYVHRDLAARNILVNSNLVCKVSDFGLSRFLEDDPTDPTYTSSLGGKIPIRWTAPEAIAYRKFTSASDVWSYGIVMWEVMSYGERPYWDMSNQDVINAVEQDYRLPPPMDCPTALHQLMLDCWVKERNLRPKFTQIVATLDKLIRNAASLKVVTNSTQSTGVSQPLLDRCVPDYTTFTTVGDWLDAIKMSRYRDNFVNAGFASFDLVAQMTAEDLLRIGVTLAGHQKKILGSIQDMRLQMNQTLPVQV
- the LOC121653092 gene encoding ephrin type-B receptor 3-like isoform X3; amino-acid sequence: MTMDYFLLLCSLLLPVVSAVEETLMDTKWATTELAWTAHPETGWEEVSGYDDAMNPIRTYQVCNVRELNQNNWLRSDFIPRKDVLRVYVEMKFTVRDCNSIPNIPGSCKETFNLFYYESDSDSATATSPFWMENPYVKVDTIAPDESFSMLESGRVNTKVRSFGPLSKAGFYLAFQDLGACMSLISVRVFYKKCSTTIANFAVFPETATGAEATSLVIAPGICVANALEVSVPLKLYCNGDGEWMVPVGACTCSAGFEPAMKQTQCQACSPGSFKSKQGDGQCFPCPANSRATSGAAIVCSCRNGYYRSDTDSPDSPCTTVPSFPRNVISSVNETSLVLEWSEPRDLGGREDTFYNVICKKCLPERGMCSRCDDNVDISPRHLGLTQRRVAVRNLQAHTQYSFEIQAVNGVSNKSPYTPQFSAVNITTNQAAPSAVPTVHLMAATASTMSLSWLPPEKPNGIILDYEIKYHEKDQGEAIAHTMTAQRSNARIEGLKAGTPYVVQVRARTVAGYGWYSSPADFSTNLQTDPPKSWQEQLPLIVGSATATLVFIIAVVVIAIVCLRKQRNGSESEYTEKLQQYKSPIVTPGMKVYIDPFTYEDPNEAVREFAKEIDVSCVKIEEVIGAGNPPKLLSYRGKTASHLQAIPLEDFTPSGEFGEVCRGRLKLPGRREIIVAIKTLKVGYTDRQRRDFLSEASIMGQFDHPNIIRLEGVVTKSRPVMIVTEFMENGALDSFLRLNDGQFTVIQLVGMLRGIAAGMKYLSDMNYVHRDLAARNILVNSNLVCKVSDFGLSRFLEDDPTDPTYTSSLGGKIPIRWTAPEAIAYRKFTSASDVWSYGIVMWEVMSYGERPYWDMSNQDVINAVEQDYRLPPPMDCPTALHQLMLDCWVKERNLRPKFTQIVATLDKLIRNAASLKVVTNSTQSTGVSQPLLDRCVPDYTTFTTVGDWLDAIKMSRYRDNFVNAGFASFDLVAQMTAEDLLRIGVTLAGHQKKILGSIQDMRLQMNQTLPVQV